The following coding sequences lie in one Stenotrophomonas rhizophila genomic window:
- a CDS encoding TIM-barrel domain-containing protein, producing the protein MVALLSALAAAPAVAEPLGNLARISAAPNKDGSPGWDIRTDNGMLLRVDLLGEDMLRVQAGRNGTLSGAGDKAAPIVVPQPAAKVAAQLEEDGTEVRIRTAALVLHIQRQPLRLALDRRDAGGAVPLWRELQPLDLGKDQSVQVLSSDADEHFFGGGQQNGRFAFKGRELEVSYSGGWEEGDRPNPAPMLLSARGWGMLRNTWSDGTYDLRQADQATLLHREDRFDAYYFVGPSLHTLLDRYTALTGRAGLLPRWAFSYGDADCYNDGDNIKKPGSVPDGWSDGPTGTTPDVVDSVAKQYRDHDMPGGWILPNDGYGCGYKKLPETVQGLAKYGFKTGLWTENGVDKIAWEVGTAGSRVQKLDVAWTGKGYQFAMDANQSAFNGILHNSDSRPFLWTVMGWGGIQRYAVAWTGDQSSSWDYIRWHIPTLVGSGLSGMAYASGDVDAIFGGSAETFTRDLQWKSFTPVLMGMSGWSGNARKHPWWFDEPYRSVNRDYLKLKMRMTPYMYGLAHDAATTGAPLLRALMWDYPQDPQAYTEAYKYQFLLGRELLIAPVYRSQAASRGWRRDIHLPQGRWIDYWDGRQLQAGADGRTLDRAVDLATIPVFVRAGAIIPMYPDMLYDGQKPLDEVTFDLYPQGDAQYTLYEDDGNTRRYEKGESSTQQVTVKAPTQGTGPVQVTIGAVQGQYAGQLPQRRYALRVLSRQRPTAVTLGERALPMLADKAAWQAASEGWYFDAAERRGTLHVRTAPTDIRQPLALQLALPVAAAVADDAYPAAPELGRALPSDSLLVVNRPAEEQGYELEKAFDDDPATWFRTVRNQAVKTGAHEWVLGFGERKLIDGIELAPRNDQHWKNGQIRDYEIYLADSNGEWGEPVKRGRLTLQQGTQRIDFPAHAGRLLRFRVLSTQNPDGDGAGASDPMVTAAQGSVARAVDALQPRDVGPIVLSSFHVLEHPQPTTPAQQLYLSALTLPAALQASVASDHAFGGQAALRMNGLLFRRGLGVNANSRIDLKLTGSWRLLRADLGIDDQCRAAGGMQFQVWGDNRLLYDSGLVKAPGVVKPELDVRGLHTLSLRTLGAQGDHPAQVCGNWANAALIGQEGDTASIVSP; encoded by the coding sequence ATGGTGGCCCTGCTGTCCGCGTTGGCGGCGGCACCGGCCGTGGCCGAGCCCTTGGGCAACCTGGCCCGTATCAGCGCTGCTCCCAACAAGGACGGCAGCCCCGGCTGGGATATCCGCACCGACAACGGCATGCTGCTGCGCGTGGACCTGCTGGGCGAGGACATGCTGCGCGTGCAGGCCGGACGCAACGGCACGCTCAGCGGCGCCGGCGACAAGGCCGCACCGATCGTGGTGCCGCAGCCGGCCGCGAAGGTGGCCGCCCAGCTGGAAGAAGACGGCACCGAAGTCCGCATCCGCACCGCTGCGCTGGTGTTGCACATCCAGCGCCAACCGCTACGCCTGGCGCTGGACCGCCGCGACGCAGGCGGCGCGGTACCGCTGTGGCGCGAGCTGCAGCCACTGGACCTGGGCAAGGACCAGAGCGTGCAGGTGCTGTCCAGCGACGCCGACGAACACTTCTTCGGTGGCGGCCAGCAGAACGGCCGCTTCGCCTTCAAGGGCCGCGAACTGGAGGTGTCCTATTCCGGTGGCTGGGAAGAGGGCGACCGCCCCAACCCCGCGCCCATGCTGCTGAGCGCACGCGGCTGGGGCATGCTGCGCAACACCTGGAGCGATGGCACCTACGATCTGCGCCAGGCCGACCAGGCCACGCTGCTGCACCGCGAAGACCGCTTTGATGCGTACTACTTCGTCGGCCCCAGCCTGCACACGTTGCTGGATCGCTACACCGCACTGACCGGCCGCGCCGGCCTGCTGCCACGCTGGGCGTTTTCCTATGGCGACGCCGACTGCTACAACGATGGCGACAACATCAAGAAGCCCGGCAGCGTGCCCGATGGCTGGAGCGACGGTCCCACCGGCACCACCCCCGACGTGGTGGACAGCGTGGCCAAACAGTACCGCGACCACGACATGCCCGGTGGCTGGATCCTGCCCAACGATGGCTACGGCTGCGGCTACAAGAAGCTGCCCGAGACCGTGCAGGGCCTGGCGAAGTACGGCTTCAAGACCGGGCTGTGGACCGAGAACGGCGTGGACAAGATTGCCTGGGAAGTGGGCACCGCCGGCAGCCGCGTGCAGAAGCTGGACGTGGCCTGGACCGGCAAGGGCTACCAGTTCGCGATGGACGCCAACCAGTCCGCGTTCAACGGCATCCTGCACAACTCCGATTCGCGCCCGTTCCTGTGGACGGTGATGGGCTGGGGCGGCATTCAGCGCTACGCGGTGGCGTGGACCGGCGACCAGAGCAGCAGCTGGGATTACATCCGCTGGCACATTCCCACCCTGGTCGGCTCGGGGCTCTCAGGCATGGCCTACGCCAGTGGCGATGTGGATGCGATCTTCGGCGGCAGCGCTGAAACCTTCACCCGCGACCTGCAGTGGAAGAGCTTCACCCCGGTGCTGATGGGCATGTCCGGCTGGTCGGGCAACGCCCGTAAGCACCCGTGGTGGTTCGACGAGCCTTACCGCAGCGTCAACCGCGACTACCTCAAGCTGAAGATGCGCATGACCCCGTACATGTACGGGCTGGCGCATGACGCGGCCACCACCGGCGCGCCGCTGCTGCGCGCGCTGATGTGGGACTACCCGCAGGACCCGCAGGCCTACACTGAAGCCTACAAATACCAGTTCCTGCTCGGCCGCGAACTGTTGATCGCGCCGGTGTACCGCAGCCAGGCGGCCAGCCGTGGCTGGCGCCGTGACATCCACCTGCCGCAGGGCCGCTGGATCGACTACTGGGATGGCCGCCAGCTGCAGGCCGGTGCCGACGGCCGCACCCTGGACCGCGCCGTGGACCTGGCCACGATCCCGGTGTTCGTGCGGGCCGGCGCGATCATTCCGATGTACCCGGACATGCTCTACGACGGGCAGAAGCCGCTGGATGAAGTCACCTTCGACCTGTACCCGCAGGGCGATGCGCAGTACACCCTGTACGAAGACGACGGCAACACCCGGCGCTACGAGAAGGGCGAATCCAGCACCCAACAGGTGACCGTCAAAGCTCCCACGCAGGGCACTGGCCCGGTGCAGGTCACCATCGGTGCGGTGCAGGGCCAGTACGCCGGCCAGCTTCCGCAACGCCGCTACGCCTTGCGCGTGCTCAGCCGCCAGCGCCCCACCGCGGTCACCCTGGGCGAGCGCGCGCTGCCGATGCTGGCCGACAAGGCGGCGTGGCAGGCGGCCAGCGAAGGCTGGTACTTCGATGCCGCCGAGCGTCGCGGCACGCTGCATGTACGCACCGCGCCCACCGACATCCGCCAGCCGCTGGCGCTGCAGCTGGCCCTGCCGGTAGCCGCCGCCGTTGCGGACGACGCGTACCCCGCCGCGCCGGAACTGGGCCGCGCACTGCCGTCGGACAGCCTGCTGGTGGTCAACCGCCCGGCCGAAGAGCAGGGCTACGAACTGGAAAAAGCCTTCGATGACGACCCGGCCACGTGGTTCCGCACGGTGCGCAACCAGGCGGTGAAGACCGGCGCGCACGAATGGGTGCTCGGCTTCGGCGAACGCAAGCTGATCGACGGCATCGAGCTGGCGCCGCGCAACGACCAGCACTGGAAGAACGGCCAGATCCGCGACTACGAGATCTACCTGGCCGACAGCAATGGCGAGTGGGGCGAACCGGTCAAGCGTGGCCGCCTCACCCTGCAGCAGGGCACGCAGCGGATCGACTTCCCCGCCCACGCCGGCCGCCTGCTGCGCTTCCGCGTGCTGAGCACGCAGAACCCCGACGGCGACGGCGCCGGCGCCAGTGATCCGATGGTGACCGCCGCGCAGGGCAGCGTGGCCCGTGCGGTGGATGCGCTGCAGCCGCGCGACGTTGGCCCCATCGTGCTGTCCAGCTTCCATGTACTGGAACATCCGCAGCCCACCACGCCCGCCCAGCAGCTGTACCTGTCTGCGCTGACGCTGCCGGCCGCGTTGCAGGCAAGCGTGGCCAGCGACCACGCCTTTGGCGGCCAGGCGGCATTGCGCATGAACGGCCTGCTGTTCCGCCGCGGCCTGGGGGTGAATGCCAACAGCCGCATCGACCTGAAGCTAACCGGCAGCTGGCGCCTGCTGCGCGCCGATCTCGGCATCGATGACCAGTGCCGCGCCGCCGGTGGCATGCAGTTCCAGGTGTGGGGCGACAACCGGCTGCTGTATGACAGCGGCCTGGTCAAGGCGCCCGGCGTGGTCAAACCGGAGCTGGACGTGCGCGGCCTGCATACCTTGAGCCTGCGCACGCTGGGCGCGCAGGGCGACCACCCCGCGCAGGTCTGCGGCAACTGGGCCAACGCCGCGCTGATCGGACAGGAGGGCGATACCGCCAGCATCGTGTCGCCGTAA
- a CDS encoding TonB-dependent receptor domain-containing protein, translating to MLTERHRHRCIPATPLSIALGLALAVVGNAGAQEAAPAAKATELQRIEVTGSNIRRSDVETASPVQVISKQDIENMGARTLLQVLDNLPAARPAQQDSRSLFTGSDGASQANLRGLGAQGTLVLLNGRRLSYYGAPAGFQTQFVNIDAIPAAAIERMEVLTDGASAVYGTDAVAGVINVITKRSYQGAEINLTTDKSSRISSYGEHQGSITAGFGDLDEDRYNVYASVNLYRRDAIPLSDFYDKRPSQYYVNNPNYLPNLRLGTGSKPGEFNPGSYFAFDPVTGRRVQEAAPGCNNVLTSEAAGPRCIWETWMNNEIDAGAKSERNTAYVNAHFLIGDSTEAFAEATYTDIDLTANGGTPRAYGTTTGNPTSWFSRNTGTTVNQFLYPYLGPNNEYNHASPELKALMGGVVGLQYLLQDVGANHFGQRNTDQSYRVVAGLRGDVGDWNWETAFATAGSHSVTYQTTNVNLAGFEKAFGPYSVDPGTGRVIISDHPAYKFGEYSEANAALIREAFPTFDIQSWTRLHTLDGKIEGPLFQMPAGEVRAAFGFNASRETFYTPGNPDAANGLITQQGGSWFDGKRNTYALFAETVAPLTEKLELDAALRVDKYPDFSANLAPKVGLKYQMFDQLMLRGTYSTGFRAPSLAESGNGGVFAQLGGYRDEVRCNETNAIANLLLQSQRGGDVDLGKTLLNSDCSRTVARMTQPNPELKPEKAKITTLGFVYEPTAWLSVSADYWFIYRTNEIVAPDYTRDEDIISSTRSPITEADRANQAALAAMCADPASGVSCPGTLPGYSTGNVASVVGQYKNRGKTLIDGFDIDARSRFSLGEWGNLNIGVAATIANRNRSYLDDESGWYYGDLVGYYNNPRLRATLNADWSYKQVTTSMFINYVGGTKWALQQIDEEDNNPQTCTAGYLPVEQSKCDGAPSWWTANLSVAWRPDDHWNVGFTIKNLFDRLPFYDPNSFLGDSSDYATIFGRGYSLTVGYKF from the coding sequence ATGTTGACCGAACGCCATCGCCATCGCTGCATCCCCGCTACCCCCTTGTCCATCGCACTGGGCCTGGCCCTTGCCGTGGTCGGCAACGCCGGTGCGCAGGAGGCCGCGCCCGCTGCCAAGGCCACCGAGCTGCAGCGCATTGAAGTGACCGGCTCCAACATCCGCCGCAGCGACGTGGAAACCGCCTCGCCGGTGCAGGTGATCAGCAAGCAGGACATCGAGAACATGGGCGCGCGCACGCTGCTGCAGGTGCTCGACAACCTGCCCGCCGCGCGGCCGGCCCAGCAGGATTCCCGTTCGCTGTTCACCGGTTCCGACGGCGCCTCGCAGGCCAACCTGCGCGGCCTCGGCGCGCAGGGCACGCTGGTGCTGCTGAACGGCCGTCGCCTGTCGTACTACGGCGCGCCCGCCGGTTTCCAGACTCAGTTCGTCAACATCGATGCGATTCCCGCCGCGGCGATCGAACGCATGGAAGTGCTCACCGACGGCGCCTCGGCGGTGTACGGTACCGACGCGGTGGCCGGCGTGATCAACGTGATCACCAAGCGCTCCTACCAGGGCGCGGAGATCAACCTCACCACCGACAAATCGTCGCGCATCAGCTCCTACGGCGAACACCAGGGCAGCATCACCGCCGGCTTCGGCGACCTGGATGAAGACCGCTACAACGTGTACGCCTCGGTCAACCTGTACCGGCGTGATGCGATTCCGCTGAGCGACTTCTACGACAAGCGCCCGTCCCAGTACTACGTCAACAACCCCAACTACCTGCCCAACCTGCGCCTGGGCACCGGCAGCAAGCCGGGCGAGTTCAACCCGGGCAGCTACTTCGCCTTCGACCCGGTCACCGGCCGCCGCGTGCAGGAAGCCGCGCCCGGCTGCAACAACGTGCTCACCAGTGAAGCGGCCGGCCCGCGCTGTATCTGGGAGACGTGGATGAACAACGAGATCGACGCCGGTGCCAAGTCCGAGCGCAACACCGCCTACGTCAACGCCCACTTCCTGATCGGCGACAGCACCGAAGCCTTCGCCGAAGCGACCTACACCGATATCGACCTGACCGCCAATGGCGGCACCCCGCGTGCCTACGGCACCACCACCGGCAACCCCACCAGCTGGTTCTCGCGCAACACCGGCACCACGGTCAACCAGTTCCTGTACCCGTACCTGGGCCCGAACAACGAGTACAACCACGCCTCGCCCGAACTGAAAGCCCTGATGGGCGGCGTGGTGGGCCTGCAATACCTGCTGCAGGACGTGGGCGCCAACCACTTCGGCCAGCGCAACACCGACCAGAGCTACCGCGTGGTGGCCGGCCTGCGGGGCGACGTGGGCGACTGGAACTGGGAAACCGCCTTTGCCACCGCCGGCAGCCACTCGGTCACCTACCAGACCACCAACGTCAACCTGGCCGGCTTCGAGAAGGCGTTTGGCCCGTACAGCGTCGACCCGGGCACCGGGCGGGTGATCATCTCCGACCACCCGGCCTATAAATTCGGCGAATACAGCGAAGCCAACGCGGCGCTGATCCGCGAAGCATTCCCCACCTTCGACATCCAGTCCTGGACCCGCCTGCACACCCTGGACGGCAAGATCGAAGGCCCGCTGTTCCAGATGCCCGCCGGTGAAGTGCGCGCGGCCTTCGGCTTCAATGCCAGCCGCGAAACCTTCTACACCCCCGGCAACCCGGACGCGGCCAACGGCCTGATCACCCAGCAGGGCGGCTCCTGGTTCGACGGCAAGCGCAACACCTACGCGCTGTTCGCCGAAACCGTGGCCCCGCTCACCGAGAAGCTGGAACTGGACGCGGCGCTGCGCGTGGACAAGTACCCCGACTTCAGCGCCAACCTGGCCCCGAAGGTGGGCCTGAAGTACCAGATGTTCGACCAGCTGATGCTGCGCGGCACCTATTCCACCGGCTTCCGTGCGCCCAGCCTGGCCGAATCCGGCAACGGCGGTGTGTTCGCCCAGCTTGGCGGCTACCGTGACGAAGTGCGCTGCAACGAGACCAACGCCATTGCCAACCTGCTGCTGCAATCCCAGCGCGGCGGTGACGTGGACCTGGGCAAGACCCTGCTCAACAGCGACTGCAGCCGTACCGTGGCGCGCATGACCCAGCCCAACCCGGAGCTGAAGCCGGAGAAGGCCAAGATCACCACGCTGGGCTTCGTCTACGAACCCACCGCGTGGCTGTCGGTGTCGGCCGATTACTGGTTCATCTACCGCACGAACGAAATCGTCGCACCCGATTACACCCGCGACGAAGACATCATCTCCTCCACCCGCTCGCCGATCACCGAGGCCGACCGCGCCAACCAGGCGGCGCTGGCGGCCATGTGCGCCGACCCGGCCAGCGGCGTCAGCTGCCCCGGCACGCTGCCCGGTTACAGCACCGGCAACGTGGCCAGCGTGGTGGGGCAGTACAAGAACCGCGGCAAGACCCTGATCGACGGCTTCGACATCGACGCGCGCAGCCGCTTCTCGCTGGGCGAGTGGGGCAACCTGAACATCGGCGTGGCCGCCACCATCGCCAACCGCAACCGCTCCTACCTGGACGACGAAAGCGGCTGGTACTACGGTGACCTGGTGGGGTATTACAACAACCCGCGCCTGCGGGCCACGTTGAACGCCGACTGGAGCTACAAGCAGGTCACCACCAGCATGTTCATCAACTACGTGGGCGGCACCAAGTGGGCGCTCCAGCAGATCGATGAAGAAGACAACAACCCGCAGACCTGCACCGCCGGCTACCTGCCGGTGGAGCAGAGCAAGTGCGACGGCGCCCCGTCGTGGTGGACGGCCAACCTGAGCGTGGCCTGGCGCCCGGACGACCACTGGAACGTGGGCTTCACCATCAAGAACCTGTTCGACCGCCTGCCGTTCTACGATCCGAACAGCTTCCTGGGCGATTCCAGCGATTACGCGACCATCTTCGGTCGTGGTTACAGTCTGACCGTCGGCTACAAGTTCTGA
- a CDS encoding Gfo/Idh/MocA family protein has product MQRREFIAASAAVAASSLLPQVPAWARGRKVRLGLIGTGMRGQVLLKELVRRDDVEVVALCDIEPIMLGRAVEMVAKAGKPAPKTYGQDRDVNAWKRLLEQRGLDGVVIATPWEYHAPMAIAAMQARIAVGCEVVAGITLQDHWDVLKTQLSTGTPYMLLENVCYRRDVMAALQMVRQGLFGELVHLQAGYQHDLRGVKFNSGDPNQPYDSGVEFGAKGWSEARWRTEHSVKRNGELYPSHGIGPCAMYTGINRGNRFTHINAFASKARGLHDYTVAKSGGTTHPSTKVAFKLGDVVTTTLACENGETIILQHDTSLPRPYSMGFRVQGTKGLWMDVNQSIHIEGRSPPHKWEDFKAYQDQYEHPLWKQHADTAASAGHGGMDWFVIHAFVEALKARAPMPIDIYDAITWSAITPLSEQSIANSFQTLEFPDFTAGLWKQRKPIFAFDGTY; this is encoded by the coding sequence ATGCAACGTAGGGAATTCATCGCGGCCAGCGCCGCCGTCGCCGCCAGCAGCCTGCTGCCGCAGGTACCGGCCTGGGCGCGCGGGCGCAAGGTGCGGCTGGGCCTGATCGGCACGGGTATGCGCGGCCAGGTGCTGCTGAAGGAACTGGTGCGCCGCGACGACGTGGAAGTGGTGGCGCTGTGCGACATCGAACCGATCATGCTCGGCCGCGCCGTGGAGATGGTGGCCAAGGCCGGCAAGCCGGCGCCGAAAACCTACGGCCAGGACCGCGACGTCAATGCCTGGAAGCGCCTGCTGGAACAGCGCGGGCTGGACGGCGTGGTCATCGCCACCCCGTGGGAGTACCACGCCCCGATGGCCATCGCGGCCATGCAGGCCAGGATCGCGGTTGGCTGTGAAGTGGTGGCCGGCATCACCCTGCAGGACCATTGGGACGTGCTCAAGACCCAGCTGTCCACCGGCACCCCGTACATGCTGCTGGAGAACGTCTGCTACCGGCGCGATGTGATGGCCGCGCTGCAGATGGTGCGCCAGGGCCTGTTCGGCGAGCTGGTGCACCTGCAGGCCGGCTACCAGCACGACCTGCGCGGGGTGAAGTTCAACTCCGGCGACCCCAACCAGCCCTATGACAGTGGCGTGGAGTTCGGCGCCAAGGGCTGGTCCGAGGCGCGCTGGCGCACCGAGCACTCGGTCAAGCGCAACGGCGAGCTGTACCCCAGCCACGGCATCGGCCCGTGCGCCATGTACACCGGCATCAACCGCGGCAACCGCTTCACCCACATCAACGCCTTCGCCAGCAAGGCGCGTGGCCTGCACGATTACACCGTGGCCAAGAGCGGCGGCACCACCCACCCCAGCACCAAGGTGGCGTTCAAGCTCGGCGACGTGGTGACCACCACGCTGGCCTGCGAGAACGGCGAAACGATCATCCTGCAGCACGACACCTCGCTGCCGCGCCCGTACTCGATGGGCTTCCGCGTGCAGGGCACCAAGGGCCTGTGGATGGACGTCAACCAGTCCATCCACATCGAAGGCCGCAGCCCGCCGCACAAGTGGGAAGACTTCAAGGCCTACCAGGACCAGTACGAGCACCCGCTGTGGAAGCAGCACGCCGACACCGCCGCCAGCGCCGGCCACGGTGGCATGGACTGGTTCGTGATCCATGCGTTCGTTGAGGCCTTGAAGGCCCGCGCGCCGATGCCGATCGACATCTACGACGCCATCACCTGGAGTGCGATCACCCCGCTGTCGGAGCAGTCCATCGCCAACAGCTTCCAGACGCTGGAATTCCCGGACTTCACCGCCGGGCTGTGGAAGCAGCGCAAGCCGATCTTTGCGTTCGACGGGACGTATTGA
- a CDS encoding RNA polymerase sigma factor has product MSSLGSVLLEHYEAFRKRLRRRLGSDDLALDALQETWLRVERMGGAQPQRNPVAYLFRMAVNAASDQRSAHARVLTGAEVEALMEEGTDHLDPATVTFGRAEMSALTDALRELPARQRAILIAARVEHRPIEAIAAEHGVSARMIGKDLKKALQHCAARLDRPLVQRFGPGAGKPS; this is encoded by the coding sequence GTGAGCAGCCTGGGCAGCGTGCTGCTGGAACACTACGAGGCGTTCCGCAAGCGCCTGCGGCGGCGGCTCGGCTCGGACGACCTGGCGCTGGATGCGCTGCAGGAAACCTGGCTGCGGGTGGAGCGCATGGGCGGCGCACAGCCGCAGCGCAATCCGGTGGCCTACCTGTTCCGGATGGCGGTCAACGCCGCCAGCGATCAGCGCAGCGCCCACGCCCGGGTGCTCACCGGCGCCGAGGTGGAGGCGCTGATGGAAGAGGGCACCGACCACCTGGACCCGGCCACGGTCACCTTTGGCCGTGCGGAGATGAGCGCGCTCACCGATGCACTGCGCGAACTGCCCGCGCGCCAGCGCGCCATCCTGATTGCCGCCCGCGTTGAACATCGCCCCATCGAGGCCATTGCTGCCGAACACGGCGTGTCCGCGCGGATGATCGGCAAAGACCTGAAGAAGGCGCTGCAGCATTGCGCCGCACGGCTGGACCGGCCGCTGGTGCAGCGGTTCGGTCCCGGCGCCGGAAAACCGTCATGA
- a CDS encoding FecR family protein, which yields MTGMNPLASTVIPPDLQQQAHDWLLRLQGAPVTQADADAFRRWRALDPRHAAAFAQARALWNALGPALQAGNAAAAPPAAASLPLPVPTAHARPRSRVNRTRRAFLGGAVAAAAGGWLMWPEMDALGADFRTATGEQRTLEIQGVAVAMGTRTDLRRVDGGTGLQLGQGEAQFSVPARGRADFAIHVDGARVTPAAGARINVRCVGADARVTCLAGSATLTRGTRTVTLQPGWQARLGGDRIASVAQVATDRIDAWRQGWLVADDQPLADVVDEINRYRPGRIVITGTALQARRVQARIPLRDLDTFIDLVRDVYGARVVHMPGGVVLLG from the coding sequence ATGACTGGTATGAACCCGCTTGCCTCCACCGTGATTCCGCCCGACCTGCAGCAGCAGGCGCACGACTGGCTGCTGCGCCTGCAGGGCGCGCCCGTCACCCAGGCCGACGCCGATGCCTTCCGGCGCTGGCGCGCGCTCGACCCGCGGCATGCGGCGGCGTTCGCGCAGGCGCGTGCCCTGTGGAATGCGCTGGGCCCTGCACTGCAGGCCGGCAACGCCGCCGCGGCACCACCCGCCGCCGCGTCGCTGCCATTGCCCGTGCCCACCGCCCACGCGCGCCCGCGCAGCCGGGTCAACCGCACGCGCCGCGCGTTCCTCGGCGGTGCCGTGGCGGCAGCCGCCGGCGGCTGGCTGATGTGGCCGGAGATGGACGCGCTGGGGGCCGACTTCCGCACCGCCACCGGCGAGCAGCGCACGCTGGAGATCCAGGGTGTCGCGGTGGCCATGGGCACCCGCACCGACCTGCGCCGCGTCGACGGCGGCACCGGCCTGCAACTGGGCCAGGGCGAAGCGCAGTTCAGCGTGCCTGCGCGCGGCCGCGCCGACTTCGCGATCCATGTCGACGGTGCCCGGGTCACGCCGGCCGCCGGCGCGCGGATCAATGTGCGTTGCGTCGGTGCCGACGCGCGCGTCACTTGCCTGGCCGGCAGCGCCACGCTGACGCGCGGCACGCGCACAGTGACGCTGCAGCCGGGCTGGCAGGCGCGCCTGGGCGGCGACCGCATCGCCTCGGTCGCGCAGGTGGCCACCGACCGCATCGACGCGTGGCGTCAAGGGTGGCTGGTGGCCGATGACCAGCCACTGGCCGACGTGGTGGACGAGATCAACCGCTACCGCCCCGGCCGCATCGTCATCACCGGCACGGCGCTGCAGGCGCGGCGGGTGCAGGCGCGCATTCCCCTGCGTGACCTGGACACCTTCATCGACCTGGTACGCGACGTGTACGGCGCGCGCGTGGTGCACATGCCCGGCGGCGTGGTCCTGCTCGGCTGA